From the Henckelia pumila isolate YLH828 unplaced genomic scaffold, ASM3356847v2 CTG_111:::fragment_3, whole genome shotgun sequence genome, one window contains:
- the LOC140870613 gene encoding uncharacterized protein → MKIACWNVRGLNKPLKQKNAQGVLKKHNLSILGLLEVKIKPNLLDRMMDTKFPGMPFLHNFHVCPNSRILIMWDSKMVHLDLLEMTDQFIHVTVSCLLTHRIFLATFMYGWNSMVARRPLWDFFLSRGDDIDLPWILMGDFNCVRHPYEKMGGVPVAPREMADLRNCISKLELSDVNHVGCFFTWFSLAVSSKLDRVMVNHHWTESNLVVFVDFLAPGVFSDHSCSVITIFRDHSRRATPFKFFNMWTIHQDFQMIV, encoded by the coding sequence ATGAAGATTGCATGTTGGAATGTGAGGGGCCTTAACAAGCCCCTCAAACAGAAGAATGCTCAGGGAGTGTTGAAGAAACACAATTTGAGTATTCTTGGGTTACTTGAAGTCAAGATTAAGCCTAATCTTTTGGATCGTATGATGGACACTAAGTTCCCGGGGATGCCCTTCTTACACAACTTCCATGTGTGTCCTAATAGCCGCATTTTGATCATGTGGGACTCTAAGATGGTACACTTGGATCTTCTAGAGATGACTGATCAATTTATACATGTGACAGTCAGTTGTCTTCTTACTCATAGGATTTTCCTGGCCACCTTCATGTATGGTTGGAACTCGATGGTGGCCAGAAGACCTCTTTGGGATTTTTTTCTTAGTAGGGGAGATGATATTGACCTTCCGTGGATTCTGATGGGTGATTTTAACTGTGTTAGGCACCCTTATGAGAAAATGGGAGGTGTGCCAGTTGCACCTAGGGAAATGGCAGACCTTAGGAACTGTATTTCCAAACTTGAGCTCTCAGATGTTAATCATGTCGGGTGTTTCTTCACCTGGTTTAGTTTGGCCGTATCGTCTAAACTGGATAGAGTTATGGTTAACCACCATTGGACTGAATCCAACTTGGTTGTTTTTGTGGATTTTCTTGCTCCTGGAGTCTTCTCTGATCACTCTTGCAGCGTTATCACCATCTTCAGAGATCATAGCCGTAGGGCTACCCCCTTCAAATTCTTTAATATGTGGACGATTCATCAAGACTTTCAGATGATTGTTTGA